The following are encoded in a window of candidate division WOR-1 bacterium RIFOXYB2_FULL_36_35 genomic DNA:
- a CDS encoding aminotransferase DegT, whose translation MEKFIPISRPSITKKEIEYVNKAIKSGWVSSSGEFIDKFENNFAEFCGVKHALAVSNGTTALHLSLIAYGIKPGDEVIIPDLTFIATANAITYTGAKVVTVDIDENNLCIDPKSITRAINKKTKAIIPVHLYGHPANMSEVIKIAKKYDLLVIEDAAEAHGAEINTKKVGSIGDAAIFSFYGNKIITSGEGGMITTNDSVFYEKSKNLRDHAMSKKQRYWHCMIGYNYRITNLQAALGFAQLERIDELLEYKREIFKLYHAQLSGHDKLKLNYTSKWAKNVYWMISLEIEGFVKDQRDKLVLELRKNGIDSRPYFYPVSDMPMYDKAHTPITHKIYQRGINLPSYPGLKKSEIKYICENIKLILKTKYNV comes from the coding sequence ATGGAAAAGTTTATACCAATTTCTAGACCCTCGATTACAAAAAAAGAAATTGAATATGTTAACAAAGCGATAAAATCAGGATGGGTATCCTCAAGTGGCGAATTTATAGATAAATTTGAAAATAATTTTGCTGAGTTTTGTGGGGTAAAGCATGCTTTAGCTGTATCTAATGGTACAACTGCATTGCATTTATCATTGATAGCTTACGGGATTAAACCTGGGGATGAAGTGATAATTCCTGATCTAACCTTTATTGCTACAGCCAATGCTATAACTTATACTGGCGCAAAAGTTGTAACTGTTGATATAGATGAAAATAACTTATGTATTGATCCAAAAAGCATAACAAGGGCTATAAACAAAAAGACTAAGGCTATCATTCCTGTTCACTTGTATGGTCATCCTGCAAATATGTCTGAGGTTATAAAAATTGCCAAGAAATATGATCTTTTAGTGATTGAGGATGCGGCTGAAGCGCATGGCGCCGAAATCAATACTAAAAAGGTTGGATCCATTGGAGATGCTGCGATATTTAGTTTTTATGGTAATAAAATAATAACTTCAGGTGAAGGTGGCATGATTACCACTAATGATAGTGTTTTTTATGAAAAGTCAAAAAACTTAAGAGATCATGCAATGAGCAAAAAGCAGAGATATTGGCATTGTATGATCGGATATAATTATCGCATTACCAATCTTCAGGCAGCATTAGGTTTTGCACAGCTTGAGAGGATTGATGAGTTGTTGGAATACAAAAGAGAAATATTTAAACTGTACCATGCACAATTATCCGGTCATGATAAATTAAAATTGAATTATACTTCTAAGTGGGCAAAAAATGTTTATTGGATGATTTCTCTTGAAATAGAAGGTTTTGTTAAAGATCAAAGAGATAAGCTTGTTTTGGAATTAAGAAAGAATGGGATAGATAGTAGACCTTATTTTTATCCTGTTTCTGATATGCCAATGTATGATAAGGCACATACCCCGATTACCCATAAAATATATCAGAGAGGAATAAATCTTCCTTCTTATCCAGGCCTGAAAAAATCTGAAATCAAATATATTTGTGAAAACATAAAATTAATATTAAAAACTAAATATAATGTTTAG
- a CDS encoding 3-deoxy-D-manno-octulosonate cytidylyltransferase, giving the protein MKIVGMVPARLESSRLPRKALIDIEGIPMVIHTCKRAQRSKLLSEVYLVTDSDEIKVAGEKYGVKVIMTGKHHKTGSDRLAEACQQIECDIVVNVQGDEPLVSPDHIDLVITPLIEDSSLNISVGVTSYAKKESSSDIKAVLDLEGNILYCSRADLPSNARTNVREMLKMCFIVPFRKEFLLQYSSWDPTPLEVIEYNEYLRILEHGIKIRAVVIKDAKISVDTPEDLAIVRDVMKKDKIKNLYV; this is encoded by the coding sequence ATGAAAATTGTAGGTATGGTTCCGGCAAGGCTTGAATCAAGCAGGTTGCCAAGGAAGGCTTTAATAGACATAGAAGGAATTCCCATGGTGATACATACTTGCAAACGAGCTCAAAGGTCAAAACTTCTTTCTGAAGTTTATTTGGTGACAGATAGTGACGAGATAAAGGTTGCAGGAGAGAAATATGGTGTTAAAGTTATCATGACAGGAAAACATCATAAAACAGGATCTGATCGTCTTGCCGAGGCTTGTCAACAAATAGAATGTGATATTGTTGTTAACGTTCAGGGTGATGAGCCTTTGGTTAGCCCTGATCATATCGATTTGGTTATTACTCCACTAATAGAAGACTCTTCTCTTAACATTTCAGTAGGAGTTACATCTTATGCAAAAAAAGAAAGTTCTTCTGATATAAAGGCAGTACTGGATTTGGAAGGAAATATTTTATACTGTTCTAGGGCAGATTTGCCAAGCAATGCCAGGACAAATGTAAGAGAAATGTTGAAAATGTGTTTTATTGTTCCATTTAGGAAAGAATTTTTGTTGCAGTATTCTTCTTGGGATCCAACTCCTCTTGAAGTTATAGAGTATAATGAATACTTAAGAATTTTGGAACACGGGATTAAAATAAGGGCAGTTGTAATTAAAGATGCAAAAATCAGTGTTGATACACCAGAAGACCTGGCAATTGTAAGAGATGTTATGAAAAAAGACAAAATAAAAAATCTGTATGTCTAA
- a CDS encoding imidazole glycerol phosphate synthase, glutamine amidotransferase subunit, which translates to MIVIIDYGMGNLGSILNMLKKIGVEAQISSDLSVIAKASKFIFPGVGSFDNGMRKIKQLGLIEILEEKVLKEKSPILGICLGMQLFTKKSEEGELPGLGWIDAETVRFNLKDHDQNLKIPHMGWNQIVPQKKSLLFSEMFSDPKFYFVHSYHLICNDISAELTKTFYGYDFVSSVQKENIYGVQFHPEKSHKFGMKLLRNFVELC; encoded by the coding sequence ATGATAGTTATTATTGATTATGGAATGGGAAATCTTGGTTCAATCCTTAATATGTTGAAAAAAATCGGGGTAGAGGCTCAAATATCTTCTGATCTTTCAGTGATTGCAAAAGCGAGCAAGTTTATATTTCCAGGTGTTGGTTCTTTTGATAATGGGATGAGGAAGATTAAGCAATTAGGATTGATAGAGATTCTTGAAGAAAAAGTTCTTAAAGAAAAAAGTCCAATATTAGGCATCTGTTTAGGCATGCAGTTGTTTACCAAAAAAAGTGAAGAAGGTGAATTGCCGGGACTTGGCTGGATTGATGCTGAGACAGTTAGATTTAATTTAAAAGATCATGACCAAAACTTAAAAATTCCTCATATGGGATGGAATCAGATTGTTCCACAGAAAAAAAGTTTGCTTTTCAGTGAAATGTTTAGCGATCCCAAGTTCTATTTTGTGCATTCATATCACCTTATATGTAATGATATTAGTGCTGAATTAACTAAAACATTTTATGGCTATGATTTTGTTTCAAGCGTCCAAAAGGAAAATATTTATGGCGTTCAATTTCACCCGGAAAAGAGTCATAAGTTTGGCATGAAATTATTAAGGAATTTTGTTGAATTATGTTGA
- a CDS encoding imidazole glycerol phosphate synthase subunit HisF, protein MLKNRVIPCLLLKNNGLVKTIKFSNPKYVGDPINAVNIFNDKEVDELIILDITATIEGKKPNYSLLSDIASECFMPLGYGGGVNSIEDVRKLFNLGIEKVVINSYAVENQEFIRSVSNIFGSQSVVVSIDVKSNLWGKHEVYIRGGKQKTGLDPVTHAKQVESLGAGELFINSIDRDGTGQGYDIKLIKSISEVVRIPVVACGGASKTEDFKLAIKDGGASAVAAGSIFVFQGKHRAVLITYPLIDELENIFKDI, encoded by the coding sequence ATGTTGAAAAATCGGGTTATTCCCTGTCTGTTATTAAAAAATAATGGACTAGTTAAAACAATAAAATTTTCCAATCCTAAATATGTTGGAGATCCCATAAATGCTGTAAATATATTTAATGACAAAGAAGTTGATGAATTGATAATACTTGATATTACAGCTACAATTGAAGGGAAAAAGCCAAATTATTCATTATTGTCTGATATAGCAAGCGAATGTTTTATGCCCTTAGGGTATGGAGGGGGAGTCAATAGCATTGAAGACGTAAGAAAATTATTTAATCTAGGCATTGAAAAAGTTGTTATAAATAGCTATGCAGTAGAAAATCAAGAGTTTATTAGATCCGTTTCTAATATATTTGGAAGCCAAAGTGTTGTTGTTTCCATTGATGTAAAAAGTAATCTGTGGGGAAAACATGAAGTCTACATTAGGGGAGGGAAACAGAAAACAGGATTAGATCCTGTAACACATGCAAAACAGGTAGAAAGTTTGGGTGCTGGAGAACTATTTATTAATTCCATAGATAGAGATGGGACAGGACAAGGTTATGATATAAAATTAATAAAATCTATTAGTGAGGTAGTTCGAATTCCAGTTGTTGCTTGTGGAGGAGCTTCAAAAACTGAGGATTTTAAATTAGCTATTAAAGATGGGGGCGCTTCTGCTGTTGCTGCTGGAAGTATATTTGTTTTTCAGGGTAAGCATCGAGCGGTATTAATTACTTATCCATTAATAGATGAGTTGGAAAATATTTTTAAGGATATATAA
- a CDS encoding magnesium-protoporphyrin IX monomethyl ester oxidative cyclase produces MRILFLNLPFKYKISRASRWPEKSKSGTLYYPYWLAYATGVAKQAGFDISLIDAIAKNLSFNQTIQEIVATRPDLLVAELSTPTVSSDLAFFALCRENGFKGKIVVAGNHASVFTKELLEKSSDIDFVAFGEYDYTIIDLAKNFISPYKVPGIAWRENGKIVINQHRAFICNLDDIPFVSKVYKEYLDFNDYFYSLARHPMIQVLSSRGCPFNCSFCFTPQTAGGHSFRTRSVDNFVYELEYISQELPQIKEVFIEDDTFTVDKKRVQAICEEIIRKKIKLCWSANVRADVDYETLKLMKSAGCRLVVVGYESGNQKILDGVEKKITLKDSIDFANNTKRVDLKVFGCFMIGLPGETKDTIHETYEFAKKLEPDMVFFQQAVPFPGTKFYNLAKENGFLVSENFDKWFNTQGQLTTLVKYENLSAEYLEKVRDKLMIKYYLSFKYIFNTLLRNRDINEMYRVLLGGMNYFLYLLGRRIPFFNRRDENERV; encoded by the coding sequence ATGAGAATATTATTTTTAAACTTGCCTTTTAAATATAAAATCAGCAGGGCCAGTCGCTGGCCCGAAAAGTCAAAGAGTGGAACGCTTTATTATCCATATTGGCTGGCATATGCTACAGGTGTTGCCAAACAGGCAGGGTTTGATATAAGTTTGATTGATGCTATTGCCAAAAATTTAAGCTTTAACCAAACTATACAGGAGATTGTTGCTACGCGGCCCGATCTTTTGGTTGCCGAATTATCGACCCCAACTGTTTCAAGCGATTTGGCTTTTTTTGCTTTATGCAGGGAGAATGGTTTTAAGGGGAAGATTGTTGTGGCAGGAAATCATGCTTCTGTTTTTACAAAAGAGCTTTTGGAGAAATCATCGGATATTGATTTTGTCGCTTTTGGTGAATATGACTATACAATCATTGATTTGGCCAAAAATTTTATTTCTCCTTATAAAGTACCCGGAATAGCCTGGAGAGAAAACGGAAAGATTGTTATAAATCAGCATAGGGCGTTTATTTGCAATCTTGACGACATTCCCTTTGTATCAAAAGTCTATAAAGAGTATTTAGATTTTAACGATTATTTTTATTCTTTAGCTCGTCATCCGATGATTCAGGTGTTAAGTTCAAGAGGATGTCCGTTTAACTGTTCTTTTTGTTTTACCCCTCAGACGGCAGGAGGCCATAGTTTCAGAACCAGAAGTGTTGATAATTTTGTTTATGAGTTGGAGTATATTTCACAAGAGCTTCCCCAGATTAAAGAGGTTTTTATCGAAGATGATACTTTTACTGTTGATAAAAAAAGAGTACAAGCGATATGTGAAGAAATTATTAGGAAAAAAATAAAATTGTGTTGGTCTGCCAATGTTAGAGCGGATGTTGATTATGAAACATTAAAACTTATGAAAAGCGCAGGTTGTAGGTTGGTGGTTGTCGGATATGAATCCGGCAATCAAAAAATATTAGACGGTGTAGAGAAAAAAATTACGTTGAAAGATAGCATTGATTTTGCCAATAATACTAAAAGAGTTGATTTGAAGGTTTTTGGTTGTTTTATGATCGGTTTGCCGGGAGAGACAAAAGATACGATCCATGAAACTTATGAATTTGCGAAGAAATTAGAACCGGATATGGTCTTTTTTCAGCAGGCAGTCCCTTTCCCCGGGACGAAATTTTATAACTTAGCAAAAGAAAATGGATTCCTTGTATCTGAGAATTTTGATAAATGGTTTAATACTCAGGGACAATTAACGACTTTGGTAAAGTATGAAAATTTATCGGCGGAATATTTGGAGAAAGTTAGAGATAAATTGATGATAAAGTATTATCTTTCTTTTAAATATATATTCAATACTTTGCTTAGAAACAGGGATATAAATGAGATGTATCGCGTTTTGCTTGGTGGAATGAACTATTTCTTGTATTTATTGGGAAGACGGATTCCTTTTTTTAATCGGAGAGATGAGAATGAAAGAGTATGA
- a CDS encoding dTDP-4-dehydrorhamnose reductase — protein MILVTGANGMVGSYVGAVFSDEALVLTDLPEMDIKDKDNVFGLFKKNKPDIVLHLAAETDVDKCETEIDHAYRTNTLGTQNIALACQKFDCEMVYVSTGGVFNGKKMEIQTEFSSPEPLSFYAKSKYEGEKIVQNLLNRYYIFRAGWMIGGGREKDKKFVGKIIQFCLEGRKEIKAVNDKYGTPTFAKDLVEGIKKIIKTGSYGLYHLGNNGCCSRYDIACKIVEIIGKNIKVIPVSSEEFPLPAPRAESEGIRNYKLELMEMNIMRDWEEALKEYINDWRGNV, from the coding sequence ATGATTTTAGTAACCGGCGCAAATGGAATGGTAGGAAGTTATGTTGGAGCAGTTTTCAGTGATGAAGCCTTGGTTTTAACTGATTTGCCTGAAATGGATATTAAAGATAAAGATAACGTTTTTGGTCTTTTTAAAAAGAATAAGCCGGATATTGTTCTTCATCTTGCGGCAGAAACAGATGTTGATAAATGTGAGACAGAAATTGATCATGCTTATCGAACTAATACTTTAGGTACTCAAAATATTGCTTTAGCCTGTCAGAAATTTGATTGTGAAATGGTTTATGTAAGTACAGGTGGCGTTTTTAATGGCAAAAAAATGGAAATACAGACAGAATTTTCTTCTCCTGAGCCTCTAAGCTTTTATGCTAAATCGAAGTATGAAGGGGAAAAAATTGTTCAAAATTTATTGAACAGATATTATATTTTTCGTGCTGGATGGATGATTGGTGGCGGAAGAGAAAAGGATAAAAAATTTGTTGGGAAAATTATCCAGTTTTGCCTGGAAGGTAGAAAAGAAATTAAAGCGGTAAATGATAAATATGGTACTCCAACTTTCGCAAAAGATTTGGTTGAAGGTATTAAAAAAATTATTAAAACAGGTAGTTATGGATTATATCATCTTGGAAATAATGGTTGTTGCAGTCGATATGATATTGCCTGTAAAATTGTAGAAATAATAGGAAAGAATATTAAAGTAATACCTGTTTCTTCAGAAGAATTTCCATTGCCTGCTCCTCGTGCTGAATCTGAAGGAATTAGAAACTATAAATTGGAGCTTATGGAAATGAATATAATGAGAGACTGGGAAGAAGCTTTAAAAGAGTATATAAATGATTGGAGAGGAAATGTCTGA